One Pseudorhodoplanes sinuspersici DNA segment encodes these proteins:
- the flhA gene encoding flagellar biosynthesis protein FlhA → MSDIATTSSSGRFALPALRDIAALAKRGDLMMAIGVMTILVVLIMPLPPMVLDLFLAISITISVLILMTALFIHGPLEFSAFPTVLLIATMLRLSLNMASTRLILSNGHEGTAAAGHVIEAFGHFVMAGNFVIGIIVFTILIIVNFVVITKGSGRIAEVAARFHLDAMPGKQMAIDADLSAGLIDEAQAKKRRQELEDESGFFGAMDGASKFVRGDAIAGLLIVFINVIGGIIIGVAQQGMPFIEAAKSYTLLTVGDGLVTQVPALIVSTAAGLLVSKSGVSGAADQALMRQLSGYPKALGMAGGVMLLLGLMPGIPMLPFFILGGGASALAWHLGKKHKAAADAAQTQDVAAAVAAGAPAAEEPISMALKIDDLKIELGYALLPLVNSQDGGDRLTEQIKALRRSLAIEMGFVMPAVRILDNVQSDANTYVIKIKEVEAGAGKLWPSQYMVMDPAGGQVNLPGIHTTEPTFGLPATWVDGAHKEDAAVKGYTVVDAATVLSTHLTELLKANVSDLLSYAEVSKLIKDLPKEQGELIKDIVPAQISMSGIQRVLQLLLAERISIRDLSTILEGVAEAVAYTRNPAQIVEHVRARLARQICAQHSSPSGYLPLIGLSAKWEQAFADSIIGQGDDKTLAMQPSRLSEFITLVRDRFEEAARQGEAPVLVTSASIRPYVRGIVERFRAQTTVMSQSEIHPRARLKTVGSI, encoded by the coding sequence ATGTCCGACATTGCGACGACGTCCTCAAGCGGGCGATTTGCATTGCCCGCTCTCCGCGACATTGCGGCCTTGGCGAAGCGCGGCGATCTGATGATGGCCATCGGCGTCATGACGATCCTGGTCGTCCTGATCATGCCGCTGCCGCCCATGGTGCTCGACCTGTTCCTGGCGATCTCGATCACGATCTCGGTTCTGATCCTGATGACGGCGCTGTTCATCCATGGACCGCTGGAATTCTCCGCCTTCCCGACCGTGCTGCTGATCGCCACCATGCTGCGGCTGTCGCTGAACATGGCCTCGACCCGGCTGATTCTGTCGAACGGTCACGAGGGCACCGCCGCCGCCGGGCATGTCATCGAAGCTTTCGGCCATTTCGTCATGGCCGGCAATTTCGTCATCGGCATTATTGTCTTCACGATCCTGATCATCGTGAACTTCGTCGTCATCACCAAGGGTTCGGGCCGTATCGCCGAAGTCGCGGCGCGCTTCCATTTGGACGCGATGCCCGGCAAGCAGATGGCGATCGACGCCGACCTCTCCGCCGGCCTGATTGACGAGGCACAGGCAAAGAAACGCCGCCAGGAACTGGAAGACGAGAGCGGCTTCTTCGGCGCCATGGACGGCGCCTCGAAATTCGTGCGCGGCGACGCGATTGCCGGTCTCTTGATCGTGTTCATCAACGTCATCGGCGGCATCATCATCGGCGTCGCCCAGCAGGGCATGCCGTTCATCGAAGCGGCCAAGAGCTACACCCTTCTGACCGTCGGTGACGGTCTCGTCACCCAGGTGCCGGCGCTGATCGTTTCCACCGCCGCCGGCCTGCTCGTGTCCAAATCCGGCGTGTCAGGCGCCGCCGATCAAGCACTGATGCGGCAGTTGTCCGGCTATCCGAAAGCCCTCGGCATGGCCGGCGGCGTAATGCTGCTGCTGGGACTGATGCCCGGCATTCCGATGCTCCCTTTTTTCATCCTGGGTGGCGGCGCCAGCGCGCTCGCCTGGCATCTCGGCAAAAAGCATAAGGCCGCCGCGGACGCCGCGCAGACGCAGGACGTTGCCGCCGCCGTTGCAGCCGGCGCGCCGGCTGCAGAAGAGCCGATCTCGATGGCGCTGAAGATCGACGACCTCAAGATCGAGCTTGGGTATGCACTGCTGCCGCTGGTCAATTCGCAGGATGGCGGCGACCGCCTCACCGAGCAGATCAAGGCGCTCCGCAGATCCCTCGCCATCGAAATGGGCTTTGTCATGCCGGCCGTGCGTATTCTCGACAACGTACAGAGCGACGCGAACACCTATGTCATCAAGATCAAGGAAGTTGAGGCCGGCGCCGGAAAGCTGTGGCCATCGCAATACATGGTCATGGACCCAGCCGGCGGTCAGGTTAACCTGCCTGGCATCCACACCACTGAACCGACTTTCGGCCTGCCTGCGACCTGGGTGGATGGTGCACATAAGGAAGATGCGGCGGTGAAGGGCTACACCGTCGTCGACGCCGCGACGGTGTTGTCCACCCATCTGACCGAATTGCTGAAAGCCAATGTCTCCGACCTCCTCTCCTATGCCGAGGTGTCGAAACTCATTAAGGATCTGCCCAAGGAACAGGGCGAACTGATCAAGGATATCGTGCCGGCGCAGATTTCGATGTCGGGCATCCAGCGCGTGCTCCAGCTTCTGCTGGCCGAGCGCATCTCGATCCGCGATCTCTCGACCATCCTCGAAGGCGTCGCCGAGGCCGTCGCCTATACCCGCAACCCGGCGCAAATCGTCGAGCATGTCCGCGCCCGGCTTGCCCGCCAGATTTGTGCGCAGCACTCGTCCCCGTCCGGCTATCTGCCGCTGATCGGCCTATCGGCCAAATGGGAACAGGCCTTTGCGGATTCGATCATCGGCCAGGGCGACGACAAGACCCTCGCGATGCAGCCGTCACGGCTGTCGGAATTCATCACACTGGTTCGTGATCGGTTTGAAGAGGCGGCGCGTCAGGGAGAAGCCCCGGTGCTGGTCACGTCTGCGTCAATCCGCCCGTATGTGCGCGGTATCGTCGAGCGTTTCCGGGCTCAGACGACGGTGATGTCGCAGTCGGAAATTCACCCCCGCGCGCGGCTGAAGACAGTCGGCAGTATCTGA
- a CDS encoding PaaI family thioesterase → MPVTEDAFDLATASKLLRDVFAPWVQDLQLRVERIDSPSDSRGAGAVLRMAFSDRLCREGGVICGQALMALADTAMVFAVSAASGCYRPMTTVDQTTHFLKPAANADVLAEARIVRIGKTMAFGQVILSSAADNKPVAMVSSAYALM, encoded by the coding sequence ATGCCGGTAACTGAAGACGCATTCGATCTCGCAACTGCGAGTAAGCTGCTGCGGGACGTGTTCGCGCCCTGGGTGCAGGATTTGCAGCTCCGCGTCGAACGAATCGATTCGCCAAGTGATTCGCGCGGGGCCGGCGCGGTGTTGCGAATGGCGTTTTCCGACCGGCTCTGCCGGGAAGGCGGGGTGATCTGCGGACAGGCGCTGATGGCGCTGGCCGACACCGCGATGGTGTTCGCGGTATCGGCGGCGTCCGGCTGCTACCGGCCGATGACCACGGTGGATCAGACCACCCATTTCCTCAAACCCGCCGCCAATGCCGATGTCCTCGCCGAAGCCCGGATCGTGCGGATCGGCAAGACCATGGCGTTCGGGCAGGTGATCTTGTCCAGCGCCGCCGACAACAAACCGGTGGCGATGGTGTCGAGCGCCTATGCGCTGATGTGA
- a CDS encoding LysR family transcriptional regulator — MDRLRTMQSFVRVMRSGSFATAARQLGVSRALVSRHIIDLERHLGIRLLNRSTRSLTPTDEAAAYLSFCEQILGDLEKGERSFTGNHDKPIETLKIVAPKSLGTMNLADAILDFVQAQPRIRVSLVLEDFSFRPYEFVEKGYDLALCIATIRDSALMARKIGTLDWVLCASPDYIGRNGRPKTPADLKQHSCLAHMNLDLNDSVWQFSRNQVRRSIKVEGQLLSNSALVLRKAALRSLGIAILPRYCVAADLAAGTLVTVLPNYKLPQRPLQAVYPRAISASQKTKAFVTFLSRWFQQSNPNYGAPAHISA; from the coding sequence GTGGATCGCCTGCGCACCATGCAGAGTTTTGTTCGCGTCATGCGCTCGGGCAGCTTCGCCACTGCTGCCCGGCAACTCGGCGTCTCGCGCGCGCTGGTGTCGCGCCACATCATCGATCTCGAACGTCATCTCGGCATCCGCCTGCTCAACCGCTCGACGCGCAGCCTCACGCCGACCGACGAAGCAGCCGCTTATCTGAGTTTCTGCGAACAGATCCTGGGCGATCTCGAAAAGGGCGAACGCTCGTTCACCGGCAATCACGACAAGCCGATCGAGACACTGAAGATCGTCGCACCGAAATCGCTGGGCACCATGAATCTCGCCGACGCCATTCTGGATTTTGTGCAAGCCCAGCCGCGCATCCGCGTGTCGCTGGTGCTGGAGGATTTTTCATTCCGGCCTTACGAATTCGTCGAGAAGGGCTATGACCTCGCCTTGTGTATTGCCACCATTCGCGATTCCGCGCTGATGGCACGCAAGATCGGCACGCTCGATTGGGTGCTGTGCGCCTCGCCCGACTATATCGGGCGCAACGGCCGACCGAAAACGCCGGCTGATCTCAAGCAGCATTCCTGCCTCGCGCACATGAATCTCGATCTCAATGACAGCGTCTGGCAGTTCAGCCGCAACCAGGTCCGCCGCTCGATCAAGGTCGAAGGACAATTGCTGTCGAACAGCGCGCTGGTGCTGCGCAAGGCCGCACTACGCTCGCTCGGCATTGCGATCCTGCCGCGCTATTGCGTCGCCGCCGACCTCGCCGCCGGCACGCTCGTCACCGTCCTGCCAAATTACAAATTACCGCAACGGCCGCTTCAGGCGGTCTATCCGCGTGCCATCTCCGCATCGCAGAAAACCAAAGCCTTCGTGACCTTCCTGTCGCGCTGGTTTCAGCAGTCCAATCCGAATTACGGTGCGCCCGCTCACATCAGCGCATAG
- a CDS encoding 5-methyltetrahydropteroyltriglutamate--homocysteine S-methyltransferase, whose protein sequence is MSEQAAQLERTSQRAAPQHEPPFRAEHIGSLLRPKELLEARGKFARGEITQSELTAAEDTAILEAIALQKQLGLRFVTDGEFRRRSYHSFFYRQLGDITIDVVGGEPIAGADNNEAGKRGAQPLALIKSRVQWTHPINVDDYRFLAANSDLMPKITIPGPCALHFRGGDRAVKAHAYRDMDTFWSDTVEAFTKELNALAAAGCRYIQIDETAFAKFGDPEVQATLAARGDDWNALIDTYIDVTNQVLRAAPKSLRIGMHLCRGNRGGQWHAQGSYDSVADRLFNALDIPFYFLEYDTPRAGTFTPLRFVPRHKMVILGLISSKLPVIEHRDTVRTRIDDAVRFIDLDRLAISPQCGFASVDTGNPVTPKIQSEKLQLVVDVAKEIWGTA, encoded by the coding sequence GTGAGCGAGCAGGCAGCGCAACTGGAACGGACATCGCAGCGTGCTGCGCCACAGCATGAGCCGCCGTTTCGCGCCGAGCATATTGGCAGCCTCTTGCGTCCCAAGGAATTGTTGGAGGCGCGAGGGAAATTCGCGCGCGGCGAGATTACGCAGAGCGAGCTGACCGCAGCGGAAGACACAGCAATCCTTGAAGCGATTGCATTGCAGAAGCAGCTTGGCCTGCGCTTCGTCACTGACGGCGAATTCCGCCGCCGTTCCTATCACAGCTTCTTTTACCGGCAACTCGGCGACATCACCATCGATGTCGTGGGCGGCGAGCCGATTGCCGGCGCCGACAACAACGAGGCCGGCAAACGCGGCGCGCAGCCGCTGGCCCTGATCAAGAGCCGGGTGCAATGGACGCATCCCATCAATGTCGATGATTACAGGTTTCTCGCCGCCAATAGCGACTTGATGCCGAAGATCACCATTCCGGGGCCGTGCGCGCTGCATTTCCGGGGTGGCGATCGGGCGGTAAAGGCGCATGCCTATCGCGACATGGATACGTTCTGGAGCGATACGGTCGAGGCCTTCACCAAGGAATTGAATGCATTGGCCGCAGCCGGCTGCCGTTACATCCAGATCGACGAGACCGCGTTCGCCAAATTCGGCGATCCGGAAGTGCAGGCGACGCTGGCGGCGCGCGGAGACGACTGGAATGCGCTGATCGACACCTATATCGACGTCACCAATCAGGTGTTGCGCGCCGCGCCGAAGTCATTGCGTATCGGTATGCATCTGTGCCGCGGCAATCGCGGCGGACAATGGCATGCGCAGGGCAGTTACGATTCCGTCGCCGACCGCTTGTTCAACGCGCTCGATATTCCATTCTATTTCCTCGAATACGATACGCCGCGCGCCGGCACGTTCACGCCGCTGCGCTTCGTGCCACGCCACAAGATGGTGATCCTCGGGCTGATTTCATCCAAGCTGCCGGTGATCGAGCACAGGGATACGGTGCGGACGCGCATCGACGATGCCGTTCGTTTTATCGATCTCGACCGGCTGGCGATCAGTCCGCAATGCGGCTTTGCCAGCGTCGATACCGGCAATCCGGTCACACCGAAGATCCAGTCGGAAAAGCTTCAGCTTGTCGTTGATGTTGCCAAGGAAATCTGGGGAACCGCGTAA
- a CDS encoding Bug family tripartite tricarboxylate transporter substrate binding protein: MTRLSTIGLLVLLSLLLSPLAHADDTYPSRPVRLIATAGPGGNPDVLARLLAQKLSDSLGKPFVVENVPGAGGVVAAKMVAATQPDGHVLMLGDSGGLAINVALNPDVGYSPLKDFTPITALATVPTVLVVTASVPAQTLDEFVKLAKSQPGKLSYGSAGYGSIHHLTMALFEERAGIDLLHVPYRGGTALVNGLLTGEIQAGWSGFPNVIALIETGKLKALCVSILKRSPSLPKVPTCDELGYKGFDIATMIGLQASAGLPAPIVARIQAAAAKALREPDVTERMLALGIDLQENGTAQYRTFMQDDLVRYSEAVKRLKLSPAKAP; the protein is encoded by the coding sequence GTGACCCGATTGTCGACGATCGGCCTGTTGGTTCTCTTGTCATTGTTATTATCGCCGCTGGCTCATGCGGACGATACTTATCCATCGCGGCCAGTGCGGCTGATCGCGACCGCCGGACCGGGTGGCAATCCCGACGTGCTGGCGCGGTTGCTGGCGCAGAAACTGTCCGACAGTCTCGGCAAACCATTCGTGGTCGAGAATGTGCCGGGCGCAGGAGGCGTTGTTGCAGCCAAGATGGTGGCGGCAACGCAGCCTGATGGCCATGTGCTGATGCTCGGCGATTCCGGCGGGCTCGCCATCAACGTCGCACTCAATCCCGATGTCGGCTACAGCCCGCTGAAGGATTTCACGCCGATCACAGCATTGGCGACGGTGCCGACCGTGCTGGTGGTCACTGCGTCGGTGCCGGCGCAGACACTCGACGAATTCGTCAAGCTCGCGAAATCGCAGCCGGGCAAACTGAGCTATGGCTCGGCCGGTTATGGCTCGATCCATCACCTGACGATGGCGCTGTTCGAGGAGCGTGCGGGCATCGACCTGTTGCACGTGCCTTATCGCGGCGGTACCGCGCTGGTGAACGGCTTGCTGACCGGCGAAATCCAGGCTGGCTGGTCGGGCTTCCCCAATGTCATCGCGCTGATCGAGACCGGCAAACTGAAGGCGTTGTGCGTCAGCATCCTGAAGCGTTCGCCGTCCTTGCCGAAGGTGCCGACCTGCGATGAACTCGGTTACAAGGGATTCGATATCGCGACCATGATCGGCCTGCAGGCATCGGCCGGGTTGCCGGCGCCGATCGTGGCCCGCATTCAGGCGGCTGCGGCCAAGGCCTTGCGCGAACCCGATGTGACCGAGCGCATGCTGGCGCTCGGGATCGACTTGCAGGAGAACGGCACGGCACAATACCGCACATTCATGCAGGACGATCTGGTCCGCTACAGCGAGGCGGTGAAGCGGCTGAAACTCAGTCCGGCCAAGGCGCCGTAA
- a CDS encoding MFS transporter, producing MATDERPRSRRDRFRLFFILAGLYLAQSIPSYLFAAALPPILRQSGVSRSAIGLIAILFLPLVLKFLWAPYVDRIRPMARRHRAGWIIITQLGTIACLVVLAFTPPTRIEFVLAIGFVASLLISTQDIATDGYATKFLPEGDRGIGNAIQGGAIALGVVIGGTMALVLYDRIGWTVTVLIIAAISALPLLAALAMREGDPAGAAANQPRPSILAFLKRPEARAILVVALIYRASEGLVKAMEGPYLVDRGVPLDWIGYISGGGAATAGLAGSAIAAILLRKIGNAGVLALLGGLRTLCFLLFASHAFGWIAGYTPLFGAALFQTLIRYMEIVALYSLFMSVSSSDQPGTDFTILSCAQLIVFLIGSLLAGVLADRLGYGVLFMLATALSAAAVIATTSLLKSYGMRAPAPYIRP from the coding sequence ATGGCGACGGACGAGCGGCCCCGCAGCAGGCGCGACCGCTTCCGCCTGTTTTTCATTCTCGCCGGTCTCTATCTCGCCCAGTCGATCCCGAGCTACCTCTTCGCGGCCGCGCTGCCGCCGATCCTGCGCCAGTCCGGCGTGTCGCGCAGCGCCATCGGGCTGATCGCCATTCTGTTTCTGCCGCTGGTGCTGAAATTTCTCTGGGCGCCCTATGTCGACCGCATTCGCCCGATGGCGCGGCGGCATCGCGCCGGATGGATCATCATCACGCAACTGGGCACCATCGCATGCCTTGTCGTGCTCGCCTTCACGCCGCCGACCCGCATCGAATTCGTGCTGGCGATCGGCTTCGTCGCATCGCTGTTGATCTCGACACAGGATATCGCGACCGACGGCTATGCCACCAAGTTTCTTCCAGAGGGTGATCGCGGCATCGGCAATGCGATCCAGGGCGGCGCGATAGCGCTGGGTGTCGTGATCGGCGGCACGATGGCGCTTGTTCTGTATGACCGCATTGGCTGGACGGTCACCGTGCTGATCATCGCCGCCATCTCGGCACTGCCGCTGCTGGCCGCCTTGGCCATGCGCGAAGGCGATCCGGCAGGAGCGGCCGCAAACCAGCCCCGGCCCTCGATCCTCGCCTTCCTGAAGCGGCCGGAAGCGCGCGCCATCCTCGTGGTTGCGCTGATCTATCGCGCCAGCGAAGGATTGGTGAAAGCGATGGAGGGGCCGTATCTTGTCGATCGCGGCGTGCCGCTGGACTGGATCGGCTATATTTCCGGCGGCGGCGCGGCGACCGCCGGACTTGCCGGATCGGCCATCGCCGCCATCCTGTTGCGCAAGATCGGCAATGCTGGCGTGCTTGCGTTGCTCGGCGGTTTGCGGACGCTTTGTTTCCTCTTGTTCGCCTCTCATGCTTTCGGGTGGATCGCCGGCTATACGCCGCTGTTCGGCGCGGCGCTGTTTCAGACACTGATCCGCTACATGGAGATCGTCGCGCTGTATTCGCTGTTCATGTCGGTGTCGTCGTCCGACCAGCCCGGCACCGATTTCACCATCCTCTCCTGCGCACAATTGATCGTTTTTCTCATCGGCAGCCTACTGGCGGGCGTCCTCGCGGACCGGCTGGGATACGGCGTCCTGTTCATGCTGGCGACGGCGCTATCGGCGGCGGCGGTGATTGCAACGACTTCCCTTTTGAAAAGCTACGGCATGCGCGCGCCCGCGCCTTACATCAGACCATAG
- a CDS encoding TonB-dependent receptor, producing MFSRVVGTAMAACIVGSPAFAQQTQSQQNQLSSSPIALDDIVVTAARADRKVADTPATVYVVDRATIEKQLEFENSASALLGKTVPGYSVSNETISGASESFRGRDLLVMLDGVPLNTPLRDVSRILSLIDLNAVERVEVVAGASSLYGAGATGGTANFITRRSTDGGPRLTTNTSVRAFTANIGSSLRPEASASLTGKAPNGWDYVMIGTGRFANKTYDGAGRELPSDQFLGQGGGDRYSNANFLGKFGYDLADGKRFEIQGAYFYLNQQPAYMTTYGPPYSQPNFAAPYTGQDIGENTVSLSTRYTDANFALGNLSLLGFYNSIEKSFPFSTLDPRFNSVVYYSGNIANPTAPYNQTVLNARRSGINLTIDTPLDPFIRGAKFTWGADFVDDSTSQQLSNGEDVFNPMSQRSYAGFGQLQIPLGERVTLRGGMRYEHFDLKVDDFVRPLAFLQIGNLFAVMPKLPVEGGNFGYGAPTFNFGATYKITPDIELYGNFSQGYALPDIGAYTRRAGLNFASTAQALPYTCGINNPVVCTTNRSISYAQLGLEPQIVESQEIGIRWGGPVFRGNIVGFVSRSDKGVNFDPATNTIAQQKEKISGVEGTAEVTVNPNLAVGTVLAYREGRVDTNNDGILDSYLQNNRISTPFHGTIYSDIRFDNGAVLRLEGLGFSGRDRKVNLAGNHYKLESGQTMNVSLSVPLWGGTAYVGVQNLFDEVYQNPTATATRQYAPDVTNPVYAFGRTVSVGFRKTW from the coding sequence ATGTTTTCGCGTGTCGTCGGCACTGCTATGGCAGCCTGTATCGTCGGCTCTCCGGCTTTTGCACAGCAGACTCAAAGCCAGCAGAATCAATTGTCATCATCGCCAATTGCACTCGACGATATCGTCGTGACGGCCGCGCGTGCCGATCGAAAGGTCGCCGATACACCTGCGACGGTCTATGTCGTGGATCGCGCCACGATCGAAAAACAACTGGAGTTCGAGAACAGCGCGTCCGCGCTTCTCGGCAAGACAGTGCCCGGTTATTCGGTCTCGAACGAGACGATTTCCGGCGCCTCCGAATCGTTCCGCGGACGCGACCTTCTGGTGATGCTCGACGGCGTGCCGCTGAACACGCCGCTGCGCGACGTCAGCCGCATCCTCTCGCTGATCGACCTCAATGCGGTCGAGCGCGTGGAAGTGGTGGCCGGCGCATCAAGCCTTTACGGCGCCGGCGCCACCGGCGGCACCGCGAACTTCATCACCAGACGCTCCACCGATGGCGGACCCAGGCTGACGACCAACACATCGGTGCGCGCCTTCACCGCCAATATCGGCTCATCGCTGCGGCCGGAAGCGTCGGCCAGCCTCACCGGCAAGGCGCCGAATGGCTGGGACTATGTCATGATCGGCACCGGCCGCTTCGCCAACAAAACCTATGACGGCGCGGGCCGCGAATTGCCGTCCGACCAGTTTCTCGGTCAGGGCGGCGGCGACCGCTACAGCAATGCCAATTTCCTCGGCAAGTTCGGCTACGACCTCGCGGACGGCAAGCGGTTCGAAATCCAGGGCGCCTACTTCTACCTCAATCAGCAGCCGGCCTATATGACGACATATGGGCCGCCCTATTCGCAGCCCAATTTTGCGGCGCCGTATACCGGGCAGGATATCGGCGAGAACACCGTCAGTCTCTCGACCCGCTACACCGACGCCAATTTCGCGCTCGGTAACCTGTCTCTGCTTGGTTTCTACAACAGCATCGAGAAATCCTTTCCCTTCTCGACACTCGATCCGCGCTTCAATTCGGTCGTCTACTATTCCGGCAATATCGCCAACCCGACAGCGCCATATAACCAGACCGTGCTGAACGCCAGGCGCAGCGGTATCAACCTGACAATCGACACGCCACTCGATCCTTTCATTCGGGGTGCGAAGTTCACCTGGGGCGCCGATTTTGTCGACGACAGCACCAGCCAGCAATTGTCGAATGGCGAAGACGTCTTCAATCCGATGAGCCAGCGCAGTTATGCGGGCTTTGGACAGTTGCAGATTCCGCTTGGCGAGCGTGTCACCTTGCGCGGCGGCATGCGCTATGAACATTTCGATCTGAAAGTCGATGATTTCGTGCGTCCGCTGGCTTTCCTGCAGATCGGCAACCTGTTTGCCGTAATGCCCAAACTGCCAGTGGAGGGCGGAAACTTCGGCTATGGCGCACCGACCTTCAATTTCGGTGCCACATACAAGATCACGCCCGACATCGAGCTGTATGGCAATTTCAGCCAAGGCTATGCGCTGCCGGATATCGGCGCCTACACGCGCCGCGCCGGACTGAACTTCGCGAGCACTGCCCAGGCCCTGCCCTATACCTGCGGCATCAACAATCCGGTTGTCTGCACGACGAACCGCAGCATCAGCTACGCCCAGCTTGGCCTCGAGCCGCAGATCGTGGAAAGCCAGGAAATCGGCATCCGCTGGGGCGGCCCTGTGTTCCGCGGCAACATCGTCGGTTTCGTCAGCCGCTCGGACAAAGGTGTGAACTTCGATCCGGCCACCAACACTATTGCGCAGCAGAAGGAAAAGATCTCCGGCGTCGAAGGCACCGCCGAAGTCACCGTCAATCCCAATCTGGCGGTCGGCACCGTGCTCGCCTATCGCGAAGGGCGCGTGGACACCAACAACGATGGCATTCTCGACAGCTATCTGCAGAACAACCGGATCTCGACGCCCTTCCATGGCACGATCTACAGCGACATCCGCTTTGACAACGGGGCCGTTCTGCGGCTGGAGGGCCTGGGCTTCAGCGGCCGCGATCGCAAGGTCAATCTGGCCGGCAATCACTACAAGCTTGAGTCCGGCCAGACCATGAATGTCTCGCTCAGCGTTCCCCTCTGGGGCGGCACCGCCTATGTCGGCGTGCAAAACCTGTTCGACGAAGTCTATCAGAATCCGACGGCAACGGCGACGCGCCAATATGCTCCCGATGTCACCAATCCGGTCTATGCTTTCGGACGGACGGTGTCGGTGGGCTTCCGCAAGACGTGGTGA
- a CDS encoding glutathione S-transferase family protein yields the protein MIPIITAFERSPDRGQGLARDMRVRWALEEVGQPYDVRLLSFKAMKEPAHLALHPFGQIPTYEDGDLALFESGAIVFHIAERHAGLLPDDANARARAIAWMFAALNTVEPPIFDRALVRILERDEPWYEQRLRVLEDSIRKRLGDLSNRLGDADWLDGAFSAGDLLMVTVLLRLKGSSLLEDYPNLAAYVARGEARPAYKRAFDAQLAVFTAASTG from the coding sequence ATGATCCCCATCATTACCGCCTTTGAACGCTCGCCCGATCGCGGTCAGGGTCTGGCGCGTGATATGCGCGTTCGCTGGGCGCTCGAAGAAGTGGGCCAGCCTTACGACGTTCGTCTTCTTTCGTTCAAAGCGATGAAAGAGCCCGCGCACCTCGCCCTTCATCCTTTCGGACAGATTCCGACCTATGAAGACGGCGATCTTGCCCTGTTCGAGTCAGGGGCGATCGTATTCCATATCGCCGAGCGCCATGCGGGCCTGCTGCCAGATGATGCGAATGCCCGGGCGCGCGCGATCGCGTGGATGTTTGCCGCGCTCAACACGGTGGAGCCGCCGATCTTCGACCGTGCCCTCGTGAGGATCCTTGAACGCGACGAGCCTTGGTATGAGCAGCGCCTGCGTGTCCTCGAAGACAGCATCCGCAAACGGCTGGGCGATCTTTCCAATCGCCTCGGCGATGCCGACTGGCTCGATGGTGCGTTCAGCGCCGGTGACCTGCTGATGGTGACGGTGCTGCTGAGGCTGAAAGGGTCGAGTCTCCTGGAGGATTATCCGAACCTCGCGGCCTATGTCGCCCGCGGTGAAGCGCGGCCAGCCTACAAGCGTGCCTTCGACGCTCAATTGGCGGTTTTCACCGCCGCATCGACCGGCTGA